In Rathayibacter sp. VKM Ac-2762, one DNA window encodes the following:
- a CDS encoding beta-L-arabinofuranosidase domain-containing protein, protein MRRRLPLATVAVMALTAGLLSVGPTAQAAPTTSLDAAKVLELPFDGSLADTSGRGTALGMQKGTASYGTGLNGRAFEFTGSNAISLGTAAALQPADLTVSFWYKPTSAMTGEQVFTWNKTAYNSDGWYLTSEGDGTPLALSIGPSGGQPYKVAVETARSGFFPAGEWTHVVATYDKSTKAVAFYRNGVKQTAVVKTAPSSSASGVLGSESTSTKTLGFNGPQYNGAHLRGLLDDYALYNGVATTTDVVALTKAGNPSFDPASIARADLELVAPPASTSTGFTLPTVGAKGSALSWTSSDPATVAISGGTAAVTPPTGSATQVVLTGSATYGGSTAVTKTYTLQVQPRGVKTSNYLLEAGLSDVSVQDPYLENGEQQTVEYLLSLDPEMFLYSFYREAGLAPTTSGGYGGWERENGTRFQGHFFGHYVSALSQAYATTEDPTTKAALLAKLTASVDGLKKVQDAYALKDPANAGYVSPFPTRYLPSGGDGLLVPFYNLHKVLAGLLDAHEHAPDAVSQKALVVAGGFGSWITAWAGRQANPGQLLNTEYGGMNEALYRLYETTHDPAHKRAAEYFDETALFRKLADNEDVLNGLHANTTIPKLIGALKRYRVFTDDPALYATLTDAEKSDLDMYRRAAENFWRMVDETHTYANGGNSQSEHFHAPGTLHEYATNGQTTGYGENSTSEGCNIHNMLKLTRSLFQVTEDVKYADFYEEAFINGVLSVQNPDTGMVTYFQPQTAGYAKVFGHEHDEFWCDHGTGIESFTKLGDSIYFEKPKTVFVNQFRSSVLRSPANNLRLSQTADIPATDTATLRVEALAGGAVAAGTTLKLRVPSWIDGAPTLTVNGATRTVTAEAGYVSVAVAAGDVLTWTLPAAVAAVADTESADWTAFRYGPVLLATELNRSNVEASYVAGVLVRMGTADKSVNSNIVVGDSAAWTSAIRDNLVRLPDGADGNGRTTMRFGMKNVDAASAARVFTPYYSLYNARYATYMTLIEPDSAAAQALIRTQKEQLRVDETTIDSLTSFDNNNSEADKNYKTARSGVGTWRGEGYRDGERSAEAYFQYDMIVDPTLPANHLGVRYYGGDAGRTFDVYLNDVKLKTEVVSGAAGATSWYVQYDRIPASVLSGLAAKDSYKRDQSGKYVLDAQGRKIPVVTVRFQGTGSSYVGGVFGVYTTESTTYAVDPELTKLSSDVGTLSPALAAGVRDHTLTVPAGTTSVSLDLDPAVPSGLVKVDGVLIDDTLRRTVPLAASGTTSVVVESSAQDHTTTATYRLSIVRASAATVPTTVTATSRCVAGKVVVTVSARNDAKVPAAIAIASSWGSKSFTGIAPGSSASHAFTTRAASVAAGSATVTATATLDGAAVTTTKQAAYSALACK, encoded by the coding sequence ATGCGACGACGACTCCCCCTGGCCACCGTGGCGGTGATGGCGCTGACGGCGGGTCTCCTGTCGGTCGGCCCCACGGCCCAGGCCGCCCCCACCACCTCGCTCGACGCCGCGAAGGTGCTCGAGCTCCCGTTCGACGGGTCGCTCGCCGACACCAGCGGTCGTGGTACCGCCCTCGGGATGCAGAAGGGCACCGCCTCCTACGGCACCGGCCTGAACGGCCGGGCGTTCGAGTTCACCGGATCGAACGCGATCTCGCTCGGCACTGCGGCGGCGCTGCAGCCCGCCGACCTCACCGTCTCGTTCTGGTACAAGCCGACCAGCGCGATGACCGGTGAGCAGGTCTTCACCTGGAACAAGACCGCCTACAACTCCGACGGCTGGTACCTCACCTCCGAGGGCGACGGCACTCCGCTCGCCCTCTCGATCGGCCCGTCCGGCGGTCAGCCGTACAAGGTCGCCGTCGAGACCGCCCGCTCCGGCTTCTTCCCCGCGGGGGAGTGGACGCACGTGGTCGCCACGTACGACAAGAGCACCAAGGCCGTCGCCTTCTACCGCAACGGGGTGAAGCAGACCGCCGTCGTCAAGACCGCGCCGTCCTCCTCCGCATCCGGCGTCCTCGGCTCCGAGAGCACCTCGACGAAGACCCTCGGCTTCAACGGCCCCCAGTACAACGGCGCGCACCTGCGCGGCCTGCTCGACGACTACGCGCTCTACAACGGCGTCGCGACCACCACCGACGTCGTCGCCCTGACGAAGGCCGGCAACCCCTCCTTCGACCCCGCGAGCATCGCCCGGGCCGACCTCGAGCTGGTCGCCCCGCCCGCGAGCACCAGCACCGGCTTCACCCTGCCCACCGTCGGCGCGAAGGGGTCCGCCCTCAGCTGGACCTCCTCCGACCCGGCGACCGTCGCGATCAGCGGAGGCACGGCCGCGGTCACGCCGCCCACCGGCTCCGCGACGCAGGTCGTCCTCACCGGCTCCGCCACCTACGGGGGCAGCACCGCGGTCACGAAGACCTACACTCTCCAGGTGCAGCCCCGGGGAGTGAAGACGTCGAACTACCTTCTGGAGGCCGGCCTGTCCGACGTCTCCGTGCAGGACCCGTACCTCGAGAACGGGGAGCAGCAGACCGTCGAGTACCTGCTGAGCCTCGATCCCGAGATGTTCCTCTACTCCTTCTACCGCGAGGCCGGGCTCGCCCCGACCACGAGCGGCGGATACGGGGGCTGGGAGCGCGAGAACGGCACCCGGTTCCAGGGCCACTTCTTCGGCCACTACGTGTCCGCGCTCTCGCAGGCCTACGCCACCACCGAGGACCCGACCACGAAGGCCGCCCTGCTCGCGAAGCTCACCGCCTCCGTCGACGGGCTGAAGAAGGTCCAGGACGCCTACGCGCTGAAGGACCCCGCGAACGCCGGCTACGTCTCGCCGTTCCCGACCCGCTACCTCCCCTCGGGCGGCGACGGCCTGCTCGTCCCCTTCTACAACCTGCACAAGGTGCTCGCGGGCCTCCTGGACGCCCACGAGCACGCCCCCGACGCCGTCTCGCAGAAGGCGCTCGTCGTCGCCGGCGGCTTCGGCAGCTGGATCACCGCCTGGGCGGGCCGTCAGGCGAACCCCGGTCAGCTCCTCAACACCGAGTACGGCGGGATGAACGAGGCGCTCTACCGCCTCTACGAGACCACGCACGACCCGGCGCACAAGCGCGCGGCGGAGTACTTCGACGAGACGGCGCTGTTCCGCAAGCTGGCGGACAACGAGGACGTCCTCAACGGGCTGCACGCGAACACCACGATCCCGAAGCTGATCGGCGCGCTGAAGCGCTACCGCGTCTTCACCGACGACCCGGCGCTCTACGCGACGCTGACCGACGCCGAGAAGTCGGACCTCGACATGTACCGCCGCGCCGCCGAGAACTTCTGGCGCATGGTCGACGAGACCCACACCTACGCCAACGGCGGCAACAGCCAGTCCGAGCACTTCCACGCCCCCGGCACCCTCCACGAGTACGCGACCAACGGCCAGACCACCGGCTACGGCGAGAACTCCACCTCCGAGGGCTGCAACATCCACAACATGCTCAAGCTCACCCGGTCGCTGTTCCAGGTGACGGAGGACGTGAAGTACGCCGACTTCTACGAGGAGGCGTTCATCAACGGCGTCCTCTCGGTGCAGAACCCGGACACGGGCATGGTGACCTACTTCCAGCCGCAGACCGCGGGCTACGCGAAGGTCTTCGGGCACGAGCACGACGAGTTCTGGTGCGACCACGGCACCGGCATCGAGAGCTTCACGAAGCTCGGCGACTCGATCTACTTCGAGAAGCCGAAGACCGTCTTCGTGAACCAGTTCCGCTCCTCCGTGCTCCGCTCCCCGGCGAACAACCTGAGGCTGAGCCAGACGGCGGACATCCCCGCCACCGACACCGCGACCCTGCGGGTCGAGGCGCTGGCGGGAGGAGCCGTGGCCGCGGGCACGACCCTGAAGCTGCGCGTCCCGTCCTGGATCGACGGAGCACCGACGCTGACCGTGAACGGCGCGACCCGCACGGTCACGGCCGAGGCCGGCTACGTCTCCGTCGCCGTCGCGGCCGGCGACGTCCTCACCTGGACGCTGCCCGCCGCGGTCGCCGCCGTCGCGGACACCGAGAGCGCCGACTGGACCGCCTTCCGCTACGGACCGGTGCTGCTGGCGACCGAGCTCAACCGCTCGAACGTCGAGGCGTCCTACGTCGCCGGCGTCCTGGTGCGGATGGGCACGGCCGACAAGTCCGTGAACTCGAACATCGTCGTCGGCGACTCCGCGGCCTGGACCTCGGCGATCCGCGACAACCTGGTGCGCCTGCCCGACGGCGCGGACGGCAACGGCCGCACCACGATGCGCTTCGGCATGAAGAACGTCGACGCCGCCTCCGCCGCCCGGGTCTTCACCCCGTACTACAGCCTCTACAACGCCCGCTACGCGACGTACATGACCCTGATCGAGCCCGACTCGGCCGCGGCGCAGGCGCTGATCCGGACTCAGAAGGAGCAGTTGCGCGTCGACGAGACGACCATCGACTCCCTCACCTCGTTCGACAACAACAACAGCGAGGCCGACAAGAACTACAAGACCGCGCGGTCCGGAGTCGGCACCTGGCGCGGGGAGGGCTACCGCGACGGCGAGCGCTCGGCGGAGGCGTACTTCCAGTACGACATGATCGTCGACCCGACCCTGCCGGCCAACCACCTCGGCGTCCGCTACTATGGCGGCGACGCGGGACGCACCTTCGACGTCTACCTCAACGACGTGAAGCTCAAGACCGAGGTGGTCTCGGGAGCGGCCGGAGCGACGAGCTGGTACGTCCAGTACGACCGGATCCCGGCGTCCGTCCTCAGCGGCCTCGCCGCGAAGGACAGCTACAAGCGCGACCAGAGCGGGAAGTACGTGCTCGACGCGCAGGGGCGCAAGATCCCCGTCGTCACGGTGCGCTTCCAGGGCACCGGGTCCAGCTACGTCGGCGGCGTCTTCGGGGTCTACACCACGGAGTCGACCACCTACGCGGTGGACCCGGAGCTGACGAAGCTCTCCTCCGACGTCGGGACGCTCTCGCCGGCGCTCGCCGCCGGGGTGCGGGACCACACCCTGACGGTGCCGGCCGGCACGACCAGCGTCTCGCTCGACCTCGACCCGGCCGTGCCCAGCGGTCTGGTGAAGGTCGACGGCGTGCTGATCGACGACACCCTCCGCCGCACGGTGCCGCTCGCGGCGTCGGGCACGACGAGCGTGGTCGTCGAGTCGTCGGCGCAGGACCACACGACCACCGCGACCTACCGCCTCTCGATCGTCCGCGCCTCCGCGGCGACGGTGCCGACCACCGTGACGGCCACCAGCCGCTGCGTGGCGGGCAAGGTCGTGGTGACGGTCTCCGCTCGGAACGACGCGAAGGTCCCGGCGGCGATCGCCATCGCGTCCTCCTGGGGCTCGAAGTCGTTCACCGGGATCGCTCCGGGGTCGAGCGCGTCCCACGCCTTCACCACCCGCGCCGCCTCGGTGGCCGCGGGCTCGGCGACGGTGACCGCGACGGCCACCCTGGACGGAGCCGCAGTGACGACCACGAAGCAGGCCGCTTACTCCGCTCTCGCCTGCAAGTGA
- a CDS encoding molybdopterin-dependent oxidoreductase, with product MNQTAAPVREHRALYFLLAALAGIVTGGVLLAVAELIALAVARTASPVLALGAFIVDIVPRPLKEFAIETFGENDKTFLLGSVGAAVVVAAAIAGVLQLVRPPLGQVLLVIAGGLSIAAIVTRTGASPLAAVPTLVGLVVAVVVMHLLFTRLRGWRAARASEARGTSSEARPGALERRGFFRIALISAVGAAVVGTGARLVNAATSSLAGVRDALRLPSPRSTVSVPAGAELDIEGITPLYTPNADFYRVDTALTVPNLDPSAWSLKITGMVDREVTLNLQQIFDMGLDEYGITLTCVSNQVGGNLVGNAKWLGVPLRDVLKMAGVQSGADMLLSTSSDGYTASTPITAVTDENLDAILAVGMNGEPLPFEHGFPVRMIVPGLYGYVSATKWLTELKVTTFEADQAYWTPRGYSAEAPIKMSSRIDTPRIGVPVTSGALKIAGVAWAQSIGIEKVEVSIDNGDWQEATLSTPVNLDTWVQWFVDWDAQPGSHYVAVRAVDKNGMVQIEDRAPVAPDGSSGWQRTLINVT from the coding sequence ATGAACCAGACAGCGGCACCCGTGCGCGAGCATCGAGCTCTCTACTTCCTGCTCGCAGCCCTCGCGGGCATCGTCACGGGCGGAGTCCTCCTCGCCGTCGCCGAGCTCATCGCCCTCGCGGTCGCCCGCACCGCGAGCCCCGTGCTCGCGCTCGGCGCCTTCATCGTCGACATCGTCCCGCGCCCGCTCAAGGAGTTCGCGATCGAGACGTTCGGCGAGAACGACAAGACCTTCCTGCTCGGCAGCGTGGGCGCCGCGGTCGTCGTCGCCGCCGCGATCGCCGGAGTGCTCCAGCTGGTCCGCCCGCCGCTCGGCCAGGTGCTGCTCGTGATCGCCGGCGGCCTCTCGATCGCCGCCATCGTGACCCGCACCGGAGCGTCGCCGCTCGCTGCGGTGCCCACGCTGGTCGGACTCGTCGTCGCCGTCGTCGTCATGCACCTCCTCTTCACGCGCCTGCGCGGCTGGCGTGCGGCCCGGGCCTCGGAGGCCAGGGGAACATCCTCCGAGGCCCGTCCGGGCGCTCTCGAGCGCCGCGGCTTCTTCCGCATCGCGCTGATCTCCGCCGTCGGCGCGGCCGTCGTCGGCACGGGTGCCCGCCTGGTCAACGCGGCGACCTCCTCCCTCGCCGGTGTCCGCGACGCCCTGCGCCTGCCGTCCCCGCGCAGCACCGTCTCGGTCCCCGCGGGCGCCGAGCTCGACATCGAGGGCATCACCCCGCTCTACACGCCGAACGCCGACTTCTACCGCGTCGACACCGCCCTCACCGTGCCCAACCTGGACCCGTCGGCCTGGTCGCTGAAGATCACCGGCATGGTCGACCGCGAGGTGACGCTCAACCTCCAGCAGATCTTCGACATGGGCCTCGACGAGTACGGCATCACCCTCACCTGCGTCTCGAACCAGGTCGGCGGCAACCTCGTCGGCAACGCCAAGTGGCTCGGCGTCCCCCTGCGCGACGTGCTGAAGATGGCCGGCGTGCAGAGCGGAGCCGACATGCTCCTCTCGACCAGCAGCGACGGCTACACGGCGTCCACCCCGATCACCGCGGTCACGGACGAGAACCTCGACGCGATCCTCGCCGTCGGCATGAACGGCGAGCCCCTCCCGTTCGAGCACGGCTTCCCGGTGCGGATGATCGTGCCCGGCCTCTACGGCTACGTCTCGGCCACCAAGTGGCTCACCGAGCTCAAGGTCACCACCTTCGAGGCCGACCAGGCCTACTGGACCCCGCGCGGCTACTCCGCCGAGGCCCCCATCAAGATGTCCTCGCGGATCGACACCCCGCGGATCGGCGTCCCCGTCACCTCGGGCGCTCTCAAGATCGCGGGCGTCGCCTGGGCGCAGAGCATCGGCATCGAGAAGGTCGAGGTGAGCATCGACAACGGCGACTGGCAGGAGGCGACGCTCTCGACCCCGGTCAACCTCGACACCTGGGTGCAGTGGTTCGTCGACTGGGACGCCCAGCCCGGCTCGCACTACGTCGCGGTCCGCGCGGTCGACAAGAACGGCATGGTCCAGATCGAGGACCGCGCGCCGGTCGCGCCCGACGGATCCTCCGGCTGGCAGCGCACGCTCATCAACGTCACCTGA
- a CDS encoding LysR family transcriptional regulator: MDLELRHLRSFVGVVDAGTFTDAGIELGISQTAVSRNVAALESVLGRRLLHRTTRSVELAPAGERVLRHARRVLAVVDDLREEAAAGTDTIRIGYAWSALGEHTQEFQRRWAAALPRHELRLIRSNTPTAGLAEGLSDLAILRRGSPAADVESALIGTEKRYCALSVDDPLAAKRTVTLAQVATAPLALDDRTGSTRLDLWPEHDRPRITVPTTDVDDWLTVISSGSARGVTAESTVSQYRRQGLAYRVVRDAPPVPVHAAWIRSDPPPLLGDVIGLLQGLYRTSD, encoded by the coding sequence ATGGATCTGGAACTGCGCCACCTCCGGTCGTTCGTCGGCGTCGTGGACGCCGGGACCTTCACCGACGCGGGGATCGAACTCGGCATCTCCCAGACGGCGGTCTCCCGCAACGTCGCGGCGCTCGAGTCCGTCCTCGGACGAAGGCTCCTCCACCGGACGACCCGCAGCGTCGAGCTCGCGCCGGCGGGCGAGCGGGTGCTGCGGCACGCCCGCCGCGTCCTGGCCGTCGTCGACGATCTGCGCGAGGAGGCGGCGGCCGGGACGGACACGATCCGGATCGGCTACGCCTGGTCGGCTCTCGGCGAGCACACCCAGGAGTTCCAGCGCCGCTGGGCGGCCGCGCTCCCCCGGCACGAGCTGCGGCTGATCCGCTCCAACACGCCCACCGCGGGGCTCGCGGAGGGCCTCAGCGATCTGGCGATCCTCCGGCGCGGATCCCCGGCTGCGGACGTCGAGTCGGCTCTGATCGGCACCGAGAAGCGCTACTGCGCGCTGTCCGTCGACGACCCGCTCGCCGCGAAGCGCACTGTCACCCTCGCCCAGGTGGCGACCGCTCCGCTGGCGCTCGACGACCGGACCGGGAGCACCCGGCTCGACCTCTGGCCCGAGCACGACCGGCCGCGGATCACCGTCCCGACGACCGACGTCGACGACTGGCTCACGGTGATCAGCAGCGGCTCCGCCCGCGGAGTGACCGCGGAATCGACGGTGAGCCAGTACCGACGGCAGGGCCTCGCCTACCGGGTCGTCCGCGACGCCCCGCCGGTCCCCGTGCACGCCGCGTGGATCCGGAGCGACCCGCCGCCCCTCCTGGGCGACGTCATCGGGCTGCTCCAGGGCCTCTACCGCACCTCCGACTGA
- a CDS encoding EamA family transporter codes for MTKQLPGDGRTVGVATALASALSNQLGAASGTLAFPVLGSVGVVAVRQIVAALILLPVVRPRIRDLTRAQWWPVLLLAVVFGAMNLTLYAAIDRIGLGLAVTLEFCGPLAVALLGSRSRISALCALVAGAGVVAIAGPRPSSDQLGIALGLAAACCWAAYILLNRIIGLRLPGAQGTATATGISAAVFLPVAVWTLVSTRPDAGTVLLAVGAGVLATAVPFVADVIALRRLPASVFGTLMSANPVLAALIGAVVLGQDVGAAGWIGIALIVIANAAVLRRGRRAR; via the coding sequence ATGACGAAGCAGCTCCCCGGCGACGGCCGGACCGTCGGCGTCGCGACCGCCCTCGCGAGCGCCCTCTCGAATCAGCTCGGGGCGGCCTCCGGGACTCTGGCCTTCCCGGTCCTGGGATCCGTCGGAGTGGTCGCCGTCCGGCAGATCGTCGCCGCGCTGATCCTCCTCCCGGTCGTGCGGCCGCGGATCCGCGACCTGACCCGCGCGCAGTGGTGGCCCGTCCTGCTCCTCGCCGTGGTGTTCGGAGCGATGAACCTCACGCTCTACGCGGCCATCGACCGCATCGGGCTGGGGCTGGCGGTGACCCTGGAGTTCTGCGGGCCGCTGGCGGTCGCGCTCCTCGGCTCCCGGAGCAGGATCAGCGCGCTCTGCGCCCTCGTCGCCGGAGCGGGCGTCGTCGCGATCGCCGGGCCGAGGCCCTCGTCCGACCAGCTGGGGATCGCGCTCGGTCTCGCGGCCGCGTGTTGCTGGGCCGCGTACATCCTGCTCAACCGGATCATCGGACTCCGTCTGCCCGGAGCGCAGGGGACCGCCACGGCGACCGGGATCTCCGCCGCCGTCTTCCTGCCCGTCGCCGTCTGGACGCTCGTCTCGACGCGCCCCGACGCGGGCACCGTGCTCCTGGCGGTCGGCGCCGGCGTCCTGGCGACGGCCGTCCCGTTCGTGGCCGACGTGATCGCGCTCCGGAGGCTCCCGGCGAGCGTGTTCGGGACGCTCATGAGCGCCAACCCCGTCCTGGCCGCCCTCATCGGCGCGGTCGTGCTCGGGCAGGACGTCGGCGCGGCCGGATGGATCGGGATCGCCCTCATCGTCATCGCGAACGCGGCGGTCCTCCGGCGGGGGCGTCGCGCGCGGTGA